From Strix uralensis isolate ZFMK-TIS-50842 chromosome 1, bStrUra1, whole genome shotgun sequence, a single genomic window includes:
- the THNSL1 gene encoding threonine synthase-like 1 isoform X1, with product MLHVVQYRPLRLITQTSLFSMCLKVVLSRPVAFAQIWKSWFSSRSLVGNKNIILMGPPGAGKTTIGRIVGQKLDCPVIDIDDDVLETTWNMSVSEKLQDVGNEQFLEEEGKALLKFSASGSVISLTGSNPMHAASMQHMKKTGIVVYLDVPTTVIMSRLKSMKVDRIVGQSLGISLKDILQFRKQFYKRWYDIRVLCGGDVAAEVVAEKVLDAVKRYQNSELETFISTRSSRSGRSMEKDCHKYFSDVVTEGLAPDGGLFVPERGLPKFTAGEWQSLIEATYIERAQVILERCIHPADIPASKLAEIIETAYGENFTCSKIAPVRHLAGNQFLLELFHGPTASFKDLALQMVPHIFAYCIPRSCNYLVLVATSGDTGSAVLDGFSRLHDADKQRIAVMNFFPEDGVSPIQKSQMIGCQKENAWSVGVKSDFDFCQTAIKQIFTNSDYTGFLTVEYGTSLAAANSINWARLLPQIVYHASAYLDLVHQAIIPLGSPVDVCIPTGNFGNILAALYAKMMGIPIRKCICASNENNVLTDFIRAGVYDLRGRKLIPTFSPAVDILKSSNLERYLHLIANEDGQLVTQLYNQLENQGHFQLRKDLLEKLQQDLVAGWCSEEDCLAAIHSVYSTTGYILDTHTAVAKVVADRLQDRTCPIIISSTAHYSKFAPAILRALRIAEINQNPLSQLHLLSSYSPLPPVHWGLLETLKKKGNEEHQYKKEASQSAWHLIKESEGRIPVSGKCDSIRGINCVT from the exons ATGTTGCACGTTGTTCAGTATCGGCCTTTGAGACTAATAACCCAAACCAGTCTTTTTAGTATGTGTTTAAAAGTGGTGCTTTCAAGGCCTGTTGCATTTGCACAGATATGGAAGTCATGGTTCTCAAGCCGTTCTCTtgttggaaacaaaaatattatccTGATGGGACCTCCGGGTGCTGGGAAAACAACGATTGGGAGAATAGTAGGTCAGAAACTAGATTGCCCTGTCATAGACATTGATGATGATGTCCTTGAAACAACCTGGAATATGAGTGTGTCAGAAAAACTGCAGGATGTTGGTAACGAGCAATTTttagaggaggaaggaaaagcccTGTTGAAGTTTTCAGCATCTGGAAGTGTCATTTCCCTTACTGGGTCCAATCCAATGCATGCTGCTAGCATGCAGCATATGAAGAAAACTGGAATAGTTGTCTATCTGGATGTGCCCACAACAGTCATTATGAGCAGGCTGAAATCAATGAAAGTGGATCGCATCGTGGGCCAGTCCCTTGGTATTTCTCTCAAGGACATACTTCAGTTTAGGAAGCAGTTCTACAAAAGGTGGTACGACATTCGTGTTCTTTGTGGAGGGGATGTTGCAGCAGAGGTTGTAGCAGAAAAGGTACTTGATGCTGTGAAGAGATACCAAAACTCGGAACTGGAAACTTTCATTTCAACTAGGTCTAGTAGGTCTGGAAGGAGTATGGAAAAAGACTGTCATAAATATTTCAGTGACGTTGTTACTGAGGGCTTAGCCCCTGATGGAGGACTCTTTGTTCCTGAGAGAGGACTTCCAAAATTCACTGCTGGAGAATGGCAAAGCCTAATAGAAGCAACTTACATTGAAAGAGCCCAGGTGATACTAGAAAGGTGCATACATCCTGCTGATATTCCTGCTTCTAAGCTGGCAGAAATTATTGAAACTGCTTATGGAGAAAACTTTACTTGTTCTAAAATTGCACCAGTTCGGCATCTGGCAGGCAATCAGTTTCTCCTTGAGTTATTTCATGGACCAACAGCATCATTTAAAGATCTTGCATTACAGATGGTGCCACATATATTTGCATACTGCATTCCCAGAAGCTGCAATTACTTGGTTCTGGTAGCTACTTCTGGTGACACAGGGAGCGCTGTCCTAGATGGCTTTAGTCGTCTCCATGACGCTGACAAACAGAGAATTGCTGTgatgaatttttttcctgaggatgGAGTAAGCCCAATTCAAAAATCACAGATGATTGGCTGTCAGAAAGAAAATGCCTGGTCAGTAGGTGTCaaatctgattttgatttttgcCAGACAGCTATAAAGCAAATCTTTACTAATTCAGATTATACTGGCTTTCTTACAGTAGAATATGGAACATCTTTGGCTGCAGCAAACTCCATAAACTGGGCACGACTGCTTCCTCAGATAGTTTATCATGCCTCTGCATACCTTGATCTTGTTCATCAAGCTATTATTCCTTTAGGAAGCCCTGTAGATGTTTGCATTCCTACAGGAAACTTTGGCAACATATTAGCTGCTTTGTATGCTAAAATGATGGGAATTCCtattagaaaatgtatttgtgCTTCCaatgaaaacaatgttttgaCTGACTTCATAAGAGCAGGTGTTTATGATttgaggggaagaaaattaattcccaCTTTTTCACCAGCGGTAGATATTTTGAAGTCCTCCAATCTTGAGCGATACTTGCACCTGATTGCTAATGAGGATGGACAACTGGTGACACAATTATATAACCAGCTGGAAAATCAGGGTCACTTCCAGCTACGGAAAGATCTACTTGAAAAGCTTCAGCAGGACTTGGTGGCTGGCTGGTGCTCTGAGGAGGACTGTTTAGCTGCCATTCACTCTGTGTACAGTACTACGGGATATATTTTGGATACACACACAGCTGTTGCTAAAGTAGTTGCAGATCGATTACAAGATAGAACTTGCCCAATTATTATTTCATCTACGGCTCATTATTCTAAGTTTGCACCTGCTATCTTGAGAGCCTTGAGGATTGCAGAAATAAACCAGAATCCATTAAGTCAGCTTCACTTGCTGAGTTCTTACAGCCCTCTGCCTCCAGTCCACTGGGGCCTATTAGAGACCCTGAAAAAGAAGGGGAATGAGGAGCACCAG TATAAGAAAGAAGCTTCCCAAAGTGCCTGGCATCTCATCAAGGAAAGTGAAGGAAGAATTCCAGTGTCTGGCAAGTGTGATAGCATCAGAGGTATTAATTGTGTAACTTAA
- the THNSL1 gene encoding threonine synthase-like 1 isoform X2: MLHVVQYRPLRLITQTSLFSMCLKVVLSRPVAFAQIWKSWFSSRSLVGNKNIILMGPPGAGKTTIGRIVGQKLDCPVIDIDDDVLETTWNMSVSEKLQDVGNEQFLEEEGKALLKFSASGSVISLTGSNPMHAASMQHMKKTGIVVYLDVPTTVIMSRLKSMKVDRIVGQSLGISLKDILQFRKQFYKRWYDIRVLCGGDVAAEVVAEKVLDAVKRYQNSELETFISTRSSRSGRSMEKDCHKYFSDVVTEGLAPDGGLFVPERGLPKFTAGEWQSLIEATYIERAQVILERCIHPADIPASKLAEIIETAYGENFTCSKIAPVRHLAGNQFLLELFHGPTASFKDLALQMVPHIFAYCIPRSCNYLVLVATSGDTGSAVLDGFSRLHDADKQRIAVMNFFPEDGVSPIQKSQMIGCQKENAWSVGVKSDFDFCQTAIKQIFTNSDYTGFLTVEYGTSLAAANSINWARLLPQIVYHASAYLDLVHQAIIPLGSPVDVCIPTGNFGNILAALYAKMMGIPIRKCICASNENNVLTDFIRAGVYDLRGRKLIPTFSPAVDILKSSNLERYLHLIANEDGQLVTQLYNQLENQGHFQLRKDLLEKLQQDLVAGWCSEEDCLAAIHSVYSTTGYILDTHTAVAKVVADRLQDRTCPIIISSTAHYSKFAPAILRALRIAEINQNPLSQLHLLSSYSPLPPVHWGLLETLKKKGNEEHQNHRTAQVGRHIKTSSGPTFCGKGSLDEII; this comes from the exons ATGTTGCACGTTGTTCAGTATCGGCCTTTGAGACTAATAACCCAAACCAGTCTTTTTAGTATGTGTTTAAAAGTGGTGCTTTCAAGGCCTGTTGCATTTGCACAGATATGGAAGTCATGGTTCTCAAGCCGTTCTCTtgttggaaacaaaaatattatccTGATGGGACCTCCGGGTGCTGGGAAAACAACGATTGGGAGAATAGTAGGTCAGAAACTAGATTGCCCTGTCATAGACATTGATGATGATGTCCTTGAAACAACCTGGAATATGAGTGTGTCAGAAAAACTGCAGGATGTTGGTAACGAGCAATTTttagaggaggaaggaaaagcccTGTTGAAGTTTTCAGCATCTGGAAGTGTCATTTCCCTTACTGGGTCCAATCCAATGCATGCTGCTAGCATGCAGCATATGAAGAAAACTGGAATAGTTGTCTATCTGGATGTGCCCACAACAGTCATTATGAGCAGGCTGAAATCAATGAAAGTGGATCGCATCGTGGGCCAGTCCCTTGGTATTTCTCTCAAGGACATACTTCAGTTTAGGAAGCAGTTCTACAAAAGGTGGTACGACATTCGTGTTCTTTGTGGAGGGGATGTTGCAGCAGAGGTTGTAGCAGAAAAGGTACTTGATGCTGTGAAGAGATACCAAAACTCGGAACTGGAAACTTTCATTTCAACTAGGTCTAGTAGGTCTGGAAGGAGTATGGAAAAAGACTGTCATAAATATTTCAGTGACGTTGTTACTGAGGGCTTAGCCCCTGATGGAGGACTCTTTGTTCCTGAGAGAGGACTTCCAAAATTCACTGCTGGAGAATGGCAAAGCCTAATAGAAGCAACTTACATTGAAAGAGCCCAGGTGATACTAGAAAGGTGCATACATCCTGCTGATATTCCTGCTTCTAAGCTGGCAGAAATTATTGAAACTGCTTATGGAGAAAACTTTACTTGTTCTAAAATTGCACCAGTTCGGCATCTGGCAGGCAATCAGTTTCTCCTTGAGTTATTTCATGGACCAACAGCATCATTTAAAGATCTTGCATTACAGATGGTGCCACATATATTTGCATACTGCATTCCCAGAAGCTGCAATTACTTGGTTCTGGTAGCTACTTCTGGTGACACAGGGAGCGCTGTCCTAGATGGCTTTAGTCGTCTCCATGACGCTGACAAACAGAGAATTGCTGTgatgaatttttttcctgaggatgGAGTAAGCCCAATTCAAAAATCACAGATGATTGGCTGTCAGAAAGAAAATGCCTGGTCAGTAGGTGTCaaatctgattttgatttttgcCAGACAGCTATAAAGCAAATCTTTACTAATTCAGATTATACTGGCTTTCTTACAGTAGAATATGGAACATCTTTGGCTGCAGCAAACTCCATAAACTGGGCACGACTGCTTCCTCAGATAGTTTATCATGCCTCTGCATACCTTGATCTTGTTCATCAAGCTATTATTCCTTTAGGAAGCCCTGTAGATGTTTGCATTCCTACAGGAAACTTTGGCAACATATTAGCTGCTTTGTATGCTAAAATGATGGGAATTCCtattagaaaatgtatttgtgCTTCCaatgaaaacaatgttttgaCTGACTTCATAAGAGCAGGTGTTTATGATttgaggggaagaaaattaattcccaCTTTTTCACCAGCGGTAGATATTTTGAAGTCCTCCAATCTTGAGCGATACTTGCACCTGATTGCTAATGAGGATGGACAACTGGTGACACAATTATATAACCAGCTGGAAAATCAGGGTCACTTCCAGCTACGGAAAGATCTACTTGAAAAGCTTCAGCAGGACTTGGTGGCTGGCTGGTGCTCTGAGGAGGACTGTTTAGCTGCCATTCACTCTGTGTACAGTACTACGGGATATATTTTGGATACACACACAGCTGTTGCTAAAGTAGTTGCAGATCGATTACAAGATAGAACTTGCCCAATTATTATTTCATCTACGGCTCATTATTCTAAGTTTGCACCTGCTATCTTGAGAGCCTTGAGGATTGCAGAAATAAACCAGAATCCATTAAGTCAGCTTCACTTGCTGAGTTCTTACAGCCCTCTGCCTCCAGTCCACTGGGGCCTATTAGAGACCCTGAAAAAGAAGGGGAATGAGGAGCACCAG aatcatagaacagcccaggttggaaggcacATCAAaacatcatctggtccaaccttttgtgggaaaggaagcctagatgagattatctag
- the THNSL1 gene encoding threonine synthase-like 1 isoform X3 has product MLHVVQYRPLRLITQTSLFSMCLKVVLSRPVAFAQIWKSWFSSRSLVGNKNIILMGPPGAGKTTIGRIVGQKLDCPVIDIDDDVLETTWNMSVSEKLQDVGNEQFLEEEGKALLKFSASGSVISLTGSNPMHAASMQHMKKTGIVVYLDVPTTVIMSRLKSMKVDRIVGQSLGISLKDILQFRKQFYKRWYDIRVLCGGDVAAEVVAEKVLDAVKRYQNSELETFISTRSSRSGRSMEKDCHKYFSDVVTEGLAPDGGLFVPERGLPKFTAGEWQSLIEATYIERAQVILERCIHPADIPASKLAEIIETAYGENFTCSKIAPVRHLAGNQFLLELFHGPTASFKDLALQMVPHIFAYCIPRSCNYLVLVATSGDTGSAVLDGFSRLHDADKQRIAVMNFFPEDGVSPIQKSQMIGCQKENAWSVGVKSDFDFCQTAIKQIFTNSDYTGFLTVEYGTSLAAANSINWARLLPQIVYHASAYLDLVHQAIIPLGSPVDVCIPTGNFGNILAALYAKMMGIPIRKCICASNENNVLTDFIRAGVYDLRGRKLIPTFSPAVDILKSSNLERYLHLIANEDGQLVTQLYNQLENQGHFQLRKDLLEKLQQDLVAGWCSEEDCLAAIHSVYSTTGYILDTHTAVAKVVADRLQDRTCPIIISSTAHYSKFAPAILRALRIAEINQNPLSQLHLLSSYSPLPPVHWGLLETLKKKGNEEHQVCAADMSMLMSCIETLIQNHFTRFF; this is encoded by the coding sequence ATGTTGCACGTTGTTCAGTATCGGCCTTTGAGACTAATAACCCAAACCAGTCTTTTTAGTATGTGTTTAAAAGTGGTGCTTTCAAGGCCTGTTGCATTTGCACAGATATGGAAGTCATGGTTCTCAAGCCGTTCTCTtgttggaaacaaaaatattatccTGATGGGACCTCCGGGTGCTGGGAAAACAACGATTGGGAGAATAGTAGGTCAGAAACTAGATTGCCCTGTCATAGACATTGATGATGATGTCCTTGAAACAACCTGGAATATGAGTGTGTCAGAAAAACTGCAGGATGTTGGTAACGAGCAATTTttagaggaggaaggaaaagcccTGTTGAAGTTTTCAGCATCTGGAAGTGTCATTTCCCTTACTGGGTCCAATCCAATGCATGCTGCTAGCATGCAGCATATGAAGAAAACTGGAATAGTTGTCTATCTGGATGTGCCCACAACAGTCATTATGAGCAGGCTGAAATCAATGAAAGTGGATCGCATCGTGGGCCAGTCCCTTGGTATTTCTCTCAAGGACATACTTCAGTTTAGGAAGCAGTTCTACAAAAGGTGGTACGACATTCGTGTTCTTTGTGGAGGGGATGTTGCAGCAGAGGTTGTAGCAGAAAAGGTACTTGATGCTGTGAAGAGATACCAAAACTCGGAACTGGAAACTTTCATTTCAACTAGGTCTAGTAGGTCTGGAAGGAGTATGGAAAAAGACTGTCATAAATATTTCAGTGACGTTGTTACTGAGGGCTTAGCCCCTGATGGAGGACTCTTTGTTCCTGAGAGAGGACTTCCAAAATTCACTGCTGGAGAATGGCAAAGCCTAATAGAAGCAACTTACATTGAAAGAGCCCAGGTGATACTAGAAAGGTGCATACATCCTGCTGATATTCCTGCTTCTAAGCTGGCAGAAATTATTGAAACTGCTTATGGAGAAAACTTTACTTGTTCTAAAATTGCACCAGTTCGGCATCTGGCAGGCAATCAGTTTCTCCTTGAGTTATTTCATGGACCAACAGCATCATTTAAAGATCTTGCATTACAGATGGTGCCACATATATTTGCATACTGCATTCCCAGAAGCTGCAATTACTTGGTTCTGGTAGCTACTTCTGGTGACACAGGGAGCGCTGTCCTAGATGGCTTTAGTCGTCTCCATGACGCTGACAAACAGAGAATTGCTGTgatgaatttttttcctgaggatgGAGTAAGCCCAATTCAAAAATCACAGATGATTGGCTGTCAGAAAGAAAATGCCTGGTCAGTAGGTGTCaaatctgattttgatttttgcCAGACAGCTATAAAGCAAATCTTTACTAATTCAGATTATACTGGCTTTCTTACAGTAGAATATGGAACATCTTTGGCTGCAGCAAACTCCATAAACTGGGCACGACTGCTTCCTCAGATAGTTTATCATGCCTCTGCATACCTTGATCTTGTTCATCAAGCTATTATTCCTTTAGGAAGCCCTGTAGATGTTTGCATTCCTACAGGAAACTTTGGCAACATATTAGCTGCTTTGTATGCTAAAATGATGGGAATTCCtattagaaaatgtatttgtgCTTCCaatgaaaacaatgttttgaCTGACTTCATAAGAGCAGGTGTTTATGATttgaggggaagaaaattaattcccaCTTTTTCACCAGCGGTAGATATTTTGAAGTCCTCCAATCTTGAGCGATACTTGCACCTGATTGCTAATGAGGATGGACAACTGGTGACACAATTATATAACCAGCTGGAAAATCAGGGTCACTTCCAGCTACGGAAAGATCTACTTGAAAAGCTTCAGCAGGACTTGGTGGCTGGCTGGTGCTCTGAGGAGGACTGTTTAGCTGCCATTCACTCTGTGTACAGTACTACGGGATATATTTTGGATACACACACAGCTGTTGCTAAAGTAGTTGCAGATCGATTACAAGATAGAACTTGCCCAATTATTATTTCATCTACGGCTCATTATTCTAAGTTTGCACCTGCTATCTTGAGAGCCTTGAGGATTGCAGAAATAAACCAGAATCCATTAAGTCAGCTTCACTTGCTGAGTTCTTACAGCCCTCTGCCTCCAGTCCACTGGGGCCTATTAGAGACCCTGAAAAAGAAGGGGAATGAGGAGCACCAGGTCTGTGCTGCTGATATGAGTATGCTGATGTCCTGTATAGAAACCTTAATTCAAAATCATTTTACGAGATTTTTCTGA